The genomic segment TATGTTTGTAATTAATTATAGTTATCAAGGTTGACTGACCTAACTTCTTCCCTCTTGCCTGCGCGTAGCGCTATAGTTATCAAGGTTTGTTGACTTAAAACCGTTCCACCTAAAACCTTTTAAACATTAGTTACTCTCGTATTATATAACTATAGATAATTTTTAACCATAATAAATAACCTTTACCTGTTAAATGAATACCATCTAAGGTATATTGCTCATTTAATTGATTATTTGCATCAACAAAATAACTAAATAAATTAATATAGTGATAATTAAACTCTTGAGCTAATTTTGCTAATTCTTGATTGATAAATATTATTTGTTGATTAACTTGTTGAAAAGGTTTAACTCCTAATTGATTAACAGGTAAAATACTTTGAATATAAACTTTAATTTGATAATAAGTAGATAAATATTCAAGAATTGCTCGATAATTGGCGAGAATTTCCTCTGAACTTTTTTTCTCTAAACAAATATCATTGATACCAATCATCAAAAAGATTTGACTAGGATTATTTTTAGTTATAACATCGAGACGCTTGAGTAAACCTGTAGTTGTATCTCCTCCAATACCGCGATTTTGGATAAGAAGATTAGGAAAAAATTCTGACCATTCCCCCATCTGAGTAAGACTATCTCCTAAAAAAACAATACCTTGTTCTGGAGAAGGTAAACAAGCCAATTGTTCTAAACGCATTTGATAATAACTATCAGCTAAAAACTTTTGACGTTTTCGCCTTTGATAAACTAAAATAAGGTTAATAATGATAATAATGATGATGAAAGAAATATTTAGTTGTATCATTTTAGCTGGGGGTA from the Gloeocapsa sp. DLM2.Bin57 genome contains:
- a CDS encoding G-D-S-L family lipolytic protein produces the protein MIQLNISFIIIIIIINLILVYQRRKRQKFLADSYYQMRLEQLACLPSPEQGIVFLGDSLTQMGEWSEFFPNLLIQNRGIGGDTTTGLLKRLDVITKNNPSQIFLMIGINDICLEKKSSEEILANYRAILEYLSTYYQIKVYIQSILPVNQLGVKPFQQVNQQIIFINQELAKLAQEFNYHYINLFSYFVDANNQLNEQYTLDGIHLTGKGYLLWLKIIYSYIIRE